Proteins encoded by one window of Rutidosis leptorrhynchoides isolate AG116_Rl617_1_P2 chromosome 7, CSIRO_AGI_Rlap_v1, whole genome shotgun sequence:
- the LOC139859880 gene encoding plasmodesmata-located protein 6-like: MLPQTLLLSCLFFLLFFFFHISSSSSSSSSSSSATDSFVYGGCSSGRFTPDSPYESNVNSALTSLVKSASFSSFNKFKISVPGSTQSDIVYALFQCRGDLTTSNCKDCVAHSISRLGVICPGSTGGVMQFEGCLVKYDSVYFLGVEDKTEVYKKCGPSTGYNSDILTRRDAVLAYMTNQNGQYFRVSGSGNLQGVVQCVQDLSLSECQDCVLEASERLKSDCGASVWGDMYLGKCYVLYSERGFNSRSDNDDGDVDKTLAIIIGIIAGVAVIIVFLSRLCVRKGGK; encoded by the exons ATGCTTCCACAAACTCTTTTGCTTTCATGCCTCTTCtttcttctcttcttcttcttccacatatcatcatcatcatcatcatcatcatcatcatcatcagccaCAGACTCTTTCGTCTATGGCGGATGCTCATCAGGAAGGTTTACACCCGACTCTCCCTACGAGTCTAATGTCAACTCTGCCCTCACTTCTTTAGTAAAATCTGCTTCTTTCTCAAGTTTTAACAAATTTAAAATCTCGGTTCCCGGGTCCACCCAATCTGACATTGTCTATGCCCTATTCCAATGTAGAGGTGATCTCACCACCTCTAATTGTAAAGATTGTGTGGCCCACTCAATTAGTCGACTCGGAGTCATTTGCCCCGGATCGACTGGTGGGGTCATGCAATTCGAAGGATGTCTAGTGAAATATGACAGTGTATATTTTTTAGGGGTTGAGGACAAAACTGAAGTTTATAAAAAGTGTGGGCCGTCGACGGGTTATAATTCAGATATATTGACTCGTAGAGATGCTGTATTGGCATATATGACGAATCAGAACGGGCAATATTTTCGTGTGAGTGGGTCCGGGAACTTACAGGGAGTGGTGCAATGCGTACAAGATTTGAGTTTAAGCGAGTGTCAAGATTGTGTTTTAGAGGCAAGTGAACGACTAAAATCGGATTGTGGAGCGTCTGTTTGGGGAGATATGTATTTGGGGAAGTGCTATGTGCTATATTCTGAACGTGGGTTCAACTCGAGAAGCG ATAATGACGATGGCGATGTGGACAAAACATTAGCAATTATTATTGGAATTATAGCTGGTGTTGCCGTAATCATTGTTTTCTTAAGCAGACTTTGTGTCCGAAAAG GTGGCAAGTAA